The bacterium genome includes a window with the following:
- a CDS encoding MMPL family transporter: MENLLKKLFGKPHLALVLILLFSIAFFVVMKKQSRMETDLDKYMPQKHPAFVYSNQAEEKFNIRDGIIIAVENKEGVFNYSTLKKVKDLTKTLGKMKEINKDDVTSLYTADNIIGTEDGMDVKSFYKKVPESPEALNKIRDNVRSNEMIYGRLVSKDETVTVIIAEINDDVFSQKFYHEILNLVKKYEGPEKLYVAGRPIVEGTMAYLGPKDMKRMVPIVILVIIFVLIAVLRSFKSTFFTLLVVLFATVWTFGLMALLKVPIYAVSTMIPVMLIAIGVADGIHIFSHMHLYMRNNPGAGKKEVVMNMIHEMWKPVVMTSVTTAVGFISLLTSQVYPIKYFGIFTAFGVMMAMVFSLVLLPAGIMAFGLPGWKDKNREDKEKEKQQNKFSSQFIRNLLKYKYITIIATAIVIAVSIIGIQKVWINSSFLDKFEENSDIVQTDKFINEHFGGTSTLNVIFESKENDTFKQPEVLRAIDKLQSDVDSSLAVVGNSFALTDYLKRMNKVMHADKEEFNRIPDSQDLIAQYLLLYEMSGDPDNLWKVVDYGYRSANLTFQLKSDNSKALNSAISVIEKYIPQFKKMGISVHYAGSG, from the coding sequence ATGGAAAATCTGCTGAAAAAATTGTTTGGAAAACCGCATCTCGCTCTTGTACTGATTCTTTTATTTTCAATTGCATTTTTTGTTGTAATGAAAAAGCAGAGCAGAATGGAGACAGACCTTGATAAGTACATGCCGCAGAAACATCCTGCTTTTGTGTACAGCAATCAGGCTGAAGAAAAGTTTAATATCCGGGACGGTATTATCATAGCTGTTGAAAACAAAGAGGGGGTTTTCAATTACAGTACACTTAAAAAAGTTAAGGATCTTACAAAAACTCTGGGAAAAATGAAGGAAATTAACAAAGACGATGTTACTTCCCTTTACACTGCGGATAATATTATCGGCACAGAAGACGGGATGGACGTAAAAAGCTTTTATAAAAAGGTCCCCGAATCTCCCGAAGCTCTGAATAAAATCAGAGACAATGTTCGAAGTAATGAAATGATTTACGGAAGGCTTGTTTCCAAGGATGAAACAGTTACTGTAATTATTGCAGAGATAAACGACGATGTTTTTTCCCAGAAATTTTATCATGAAATTTTGAATCTGGTAAAAAAATATGAAGGACCTGAAAAACTCTACGTGGCAGGCAGGCCTATTGTTGAGGGTACAATGGCGTATCTCGGTCCAAAGGATATGAAGCGGATGGTTCCCATTGTCATACTTGTAATTATTTTTGTGCTGATTGCTGTTCTGCGAAGTTTTAAGAGTACATTTTTTACATTACTTGTAGTACTTTTTGCCACTGTATGGACTTTCGGGCTTATGGCTTTACTAAAAGTACCGATTTATGCAGTATCAACAATGATACCGGTTATGCTTATAGCCATAGGCGTTGCAGACGGAATACATATTTTCAGCCACATGCATCTTTATATGAGGAATAATCCGGGGGCAGGCAAAAAAGAAGTGGTAATGAATATGATACATGAGATGTGGAAGCCTGTTGTCATGACTTCAGTTACCACTGCCGTAGGGTTTATCTCGCTTTTAACTTCACAGGTCTATCCCATCAAATACTTTGGAATATTCACTGCTTTCGGAGTGATGATGGCAATGGTGTTTTCTCTTGTTCTTCTGCCTGCAGGCATAATGGCGTTCGGGCTTCCGGGATGGAAAGATAAAAACAGAGAAGATAAAGAAAAGGAGAAACAGCAGAATAAATTCAGTTCACAATTTATCCGTAATTTATTAAAGTATAAATATATTACTATTATTGCAACAGCTATTGTCATTGCCGTATCAATTATCGGTATTCAGAAGGTGTGGATAAATTCCAGTTTTCTCGACAAATTTGAAGAAAACAGTGATATAGTACAGACTGATAAATTTATAAACGAGCATTTCGGAGGGACTTCAACCCTTAATGTTATTTTTGAATCAAAAGAAAATGACACTTTTAAACAGCCGGAGGTCTTAAGAGCTATTGACAAACTTCAGAGTGATGTTGACTCCTCCCTTGCAGTTGTAGGGAATTCCTTTGCACTGACCGATTATCTTAAGAGAATGAACAAAGTCATGCATGCGGATAAGGAGGAGTTCAACAGAATTCCCGATTCGCAGGATCTAATTGCCCAGTATCTGCTTTTGTATGAGATGTCCGGTGATCCTGATAATCTGTGGAAGGTTGTTGATTACGGATACAGAAGCGCTAACCTTACATTCCAGCTTAAGAGTGATAATTCCAAAGCATTAAACAGCGCAATAAGTGTGATAGAAAAATACATTCCGCAGTTTAAAAAGATGGGTATTTCAGTCCATTATGCGGGCTCAGGGTA
- a CDS encoding cupin domain-containing protein — protein sequence MKIADAKKVQPMENVHNVKASELYKTEHAVAVHITLKPGEKLKPHITPVDVFFYILEGTPDIMVGEERETVKADMLIESPANIPHCIYNPTENRARVLVVKVPKPKKATRLL from the coding sequence ATGAAAATAGCTGATGCAAAAAAGGTTCAGCCCATGGAAAATGTTCACAATGTCAAAGCGTCAGAACTCTATAAGACTGAGCATGCAGTTGCTGTACACATTACTCTAAAACCAGGGGAGAAGTTAAAACCTCATATCACTCCTGTTGATGTATTTTTCTATATCTTAGAGGGAACTCCTGATATTATGGTGGGAGAGGAGCGGGAAACAGTAAAAGCGGATATGCTAATCGAAAGCCCCGCAAATATTCCTCACTGTATTTACAATCCAACGGAAAACAGAGCAAGAGTTCTTGTTGTAAAGGTACCAAAACCGAAAAAGGCCACAAGGCTGCTTTAA
- a CDS encoding TetR/AcrR family transcriptional regulator, with protein sequence MENYTERQTEIIDKSIKIISDMGIQHLTIKNLSKSMGLSEPAIYRHFESKIDILLGILDYFSKVPKKLHSALEGKKFPLAALTEIFLAHVRYFSENSAQAAVIFSEEIFQNDKRLSEKVFSIMNENEEKILKLIKEGQEQKKIRNDIPAEQMATIIIGSLRFLITKWRLSNFSFNLEEKGGIVWNSISEMIKESSYENS encoded by the coding sequence GTGGAAAACTATACGGAAAGACAGACGGAAATAATTGATAAGTCTATAAAAATTATTTCGGATATGGGGATTCAGCACCTTACAATTAAAAATCTGTCAAAAAGTATGGGTTTATCTGAGCCTGCTATTTACAGACATTTTGAAAGCAAGATAGATATTCTTCTTGGTATTCTTGATTATTTCTCAAAAGTTCCGAAAAAATTGCATTCTGCACTTGAAGGCAAAAAATTTCCCTTAGCAGCCCTGACGGAAATATTTTTGGCACATGTCAGGTATTTTTCGGAAAACAGCGCCCAGGCAGCAGTAATATTCTCCGAAGAAATTTTTCAGAATGATAAAAGACTTTCCGAAAAAGTGTTCTCAATAATGAATGAGAATGAGGAAAAAATACTTAAACTGATTAAAGAAGGACAGGAACAAAAAAAGATCAGAAATGATATCCCTGCCGAGCAGATGGCAACAATTATAATAGGGTCCCTGAGATTTTTAATTACAAAGTGGAGGCTGTCAAATTTCTCATTTAATCTTGAAGAAAAGGGAGGGATTGTCTGGAATTCAATATCAGAGATGATCAAGGAGAGCAGTTATGAAAATAGCTGA
- a CDS encoding DUF2283 domain-containing protein → MKIEYDQEVDALYIRIQEKVVSRTKELEEGINIDFDEDGKIIGLEIIGAKERYSNEDILNISTENLILEKAV, encoded by the coding sequence ATGAAGATAGAATACGATCAGGAAGTAGATGCTTTATATATAAGAATTCAAGAAAAAGTCGTATCCCGAACAAAAGAATTAGAAGAGGGCATTAATATTGATTTTGATGAGGATGGAAAAATTATAGGTTTAGAAATAATAGGTGCTAAAGAACGATATAGTAATGAAGATATTTTAAATATTTCAACTGAAAATTTGATATTAGAAAAAGCTGTATAA
- a CDS encoding DUF4258 domain-containing protein, with the protein MKKIYFSRHAKRQMKWREVSEEDVISTIFDPEDVQNAIKGRENAYKQINEKWIKVTFKKEDDKLIIITVIDKNK; encoded by the coding sequence TTGAAAAAGATATATTTTAGCAGGCATGCTAAAAGACAGATGAAATGGAGGGAAGTTTCTGAAGAAGATGTTATAAGCACAATTTTTGATCCGGAAGATGTACAAAATGCTATAAAGGGAAGAGAAAATGCATACAAGCAGATAAATGAAAAGTGGATTAAAGTAACTTTTAAAAAAGAAGATGATAAACTTATTATAATTACTGTAATAGATAAAAATAAATAG
- a CDS encoding thioredoxin family protein has translation MLRDEDKVEIRKRLEDMKNPVKMVLFTQKVAAECQYCSETETLLNEVTELSDKLELEVLSFVSDKEAKEEYNVDKIPALIIRNEKDYGIRYYGIPSGYEFATLLEMVLAVSEGSSGLSDDAKEAIKKVNKPLHIQIFVTPTCPYCPRAAIMGYFLAMENEFITSDTIEVSEFPQMGQKYEVMGVPKIVMNEDHSFEGALPEPQFVEQVVNSVS, from the coding sequence ATGTTAAGAGATGAAGATAAGGTAGAGATAAGAAAACGGCTGGAAGATATGAAGAATCCGGTAAAAATGGTACTTTTTACACAGAAGGTAGCAGCAGAATGTCAATATTGTTCGGAAACTGAGACTCTGCTTAATGAAGTAACAGAACTTTCCGATAAGCTTGAACTGGAAGTTCTTAGTTTTGTAAGTGATAAAGAGGCTAAAGAAGAGTATAATGTTGATAAGATACCGGCTTTAATAATCAGAAATGAAAAGGATTATGGTATCCGTTATTACGGAATACCTTCAGGCTATGAATTTGCCACACTTCTTGAAATGGTTCTTGCAGTTTCAGAAGGGAGCTCAGGGCTTTCAGATGATGCAAAGGAAGCGATTAAAAAAGTTAACAAACCTCTGCACATTCAGATTTTTGTTACGCCAACGTGTCCTTATTGCCCGAGAGCTGCGATTATGGGTTATTTCCTTGCAATGGAGAATGAATTTATCACTTCTGATACAATTGAAGTCTCCGAATTCCCGCAAATGGGGCAGAAGTATGAAGTCATGGGAGTACCGAAGATTGTAATGAATGAAGATCACAGCTTTGAGGGTGCATTGCCGGAGCCTCAGTTTGTTGAGCAGGTAGTGAATTCTGTAAGCTGA
- a CDS encoding carbon-nitrogen family hydrolase — MKISIFQMQAEKGVLEKNLDKAEHAAKEASGLGSNILILPEYWATGYDLGKLSGLATPVNKGVFSEVARISKENKIAIIGASPSVEKGRVYNTAFYYNKDGVLKEKYHKMHLFNIMHENDYFYAGSRHSVFSTEWAKAGMATCFDLRFPELFRRITLDGAKIVFVPGFWPEPRLEHWRTLLKARAIENLVFVAGCNSAALSDSTELGFSALIGPRGDVILEAAKDEVLLHAEIDIDEVDKYRKDFPVLEQRRSGEYGEF; from the coding sequence ATGAAAATATCAATTTTTCAGATGCAGGCCGAAAAGGGTGTGCTTGAAAAAAATTTAGACAAAGCGGAACATGCGGCCAAAGAGGCTTCAGGCCTTGGAAGTAATATTTTAATTCTTCCTGAATACTGGGCTACTGGTTATGATCTGGGAAAATTATCAGGATTAGCTACTCCTGTTAATAAGGGCGTATTTTCAGAAGTGGCTCGTATATCAAAAGAAAATAAAATTGCAATTATCGGAGCATCTCCCTCTGTTGAGAAAGGAAGAGTATACAATACTGCTTTTTATTATAATAAAGATGGTGTGCTAAAAGAAAAATATCATAAAATGCATCTTTTTAATATAATGCATGAAAATGACTATTTTTATGCAGGATCAAGGCATTCTGTTTTTAGTACTGAGTGGGCAAAAGCCGGCATGGCAACTTGCTTTGACCTGCGTTTCCCTGAGCTTTTCAGACGCATAACTCTTGACGGGGCAAAGATTGTATTTGTGCCTGGTTTCTGGCCTGAACCGCGGTTAGAACACTGGAGGACACTTCTTAAAGCAAGGGCAATTGAGAATCTTGTCTTTGTTGCAGGATGCAATAGTGCGGCTCTTTCCGATAGTACAGAATTAGGTTTTTCAGCTTTAATTGGCCCTCGGGGAGATGTTATTCTTGAAGCAGCGAAGGATGAAGTGCTTCTTCATGCCGAGATTGATATAGATGAAGTCGATAAATATAGAAAAGATTTTCCTGTGCTTGAACAGAGGCGTAGCGGAGAGTATGGTGAATTTTAA
- a CDS encoding OsmC family protein, which translates to MKVRIKRIEGLTLAAISESNHWVVADTVETLDGSDGAARPMEMVLMALGTCTGMDVLSIIKKMHIELDNFEMRIDAERAPEHPKVYTKITLTYQFFGKDIDPEKVAKAVDLSQNKYCAISAMLKNSVEIIPLIEINPE; encoded by the coding sequence ATGAAAGTCAGAATAAAGCGTATTGAAGGATTGACGCTTGCTGCAATAAGTGAATCAAACCATTGGGTTGTTGCTGATACTGTTGAAACTCTTGACGGCAGCGATGGCGCAGCACGTCCAATGGAGATGGTTTTGATGGCTCTTGGAACATGCACAGGTATGGATGTATTATCAATTATAAAAAAAATGCATATTGAGCTTGATAATTTTGAAATGCGCATTGATGCAGAAAGAGCTCCGGAGCACCCGAAAGTCTACACTAAAATAACTTTAACTTACCAGTTTTTCGGTAAAGATATTGATCCTGAGAAGGTAGCAAAGGCAGTGGATCTTTCACAGAATAAATATTGTGCTATATCTGCAATGCTAAAAAACAGTGTTGAAATTATTCCGTTAATTGAAATAAATCCGGAATAG
- a CDS encoding TlpA family protein disulfide reductase: MKKSAIIFAGLILLSVAGINCNGGQKNNTKQAATQVKQTKQTEKTAQKETSAQNLAPDFSLKDINGKTITLSDYRGKVVIIDFWDTWCPPCRRGIPAFIELYNDYKDKGLVIIGLAFGREGEQKVKDFAKEYGMNYPVAVATRQVGEAYGPIRSIPTAFIISKKGEAMKRYIGLRPKSEFEHDIQYLLDLK; the protein is encoded by the coding sequence ATGAAAAAGAGTGCAATTATTTTCGCAGGACTTATTCTCTTAAGCGTTGCAGGTATTAACTGCAATGGTGGCCAGAAAAATAACACTAAGCAGGCAGCAACGCAGGTAAAACAAACTAAGCAGACAGAAAAAACAGCGCAGAAAGAGACATCAGCTCAAAATTTAGCGCCGGATTTTTCCTTAAAAGATATTAACGGAAAAACAATTACGCTTTCAGATTACAGGGGCAAGGTTGTGATTATTGATTTCTGGGATACCTGGTGCCCGCCGTGCCGCAGAGGAATTCCTGCTTTTATCGAGCTTTATAATGATTATAAGGATAAAGGCCTTGTAATTATCGGGCTTGCTTTTGGCAGGGAAGGTGAACAGAAAGTTAAAGATTTTGCAAAAGAGTATGGAATGAACTATCCAGTTGCGGTTGCTACGAGGCAAGTCGGAGAAGCATACGGCCCGATTCGATCCATACCCACTGCTTTTATCATAAGCAAAAAAGGTGAAGCAATGAAAAGATATATCGGGCTTCGCCCAAAAAGTGAATTTGAGCATGATATCCAATATCTTCTTGATTTAAAGTAG
- a CDS encoding YtxH domain-containing protein, with the protein MAKWRKKKMLNMLIGVIIGGLAGFLYYKFVGCRSGSCPITSNPYISILYGAVVGGLFAYGGKN; encoded by the coding sequence ATGGCAAAATGGAGAAAAAAGAAAATGCTTAATATGCTTATAGGTGTTATTATAGGCGGCCTTGCAGGTTTTTTATACTATAAATTCGTGGGATGCCGTTCAGGTTCATGCCCTATAACAAGTAACCCTTATATAAGTATTCTATATGGAGCCGTAGTTGGCGGGCTTTTTGCATACGGCGGTAAAAATTAA
- the trxA gene encoding thioredoxin, which translates to MAAEIILDDSNFQNEVIESDVPVVVDFWAPWCGPCRLMIPIMEALAEEYDGRVKIGKLNTDEAPEITGEYGVISIPTTIIFKDGKAVDQIIGAVPKDVVVKKLEAAL; encoded by the coding sequence ATGGCAGCAGAAATAATCTTAGATGATAGTAATTTTCAAAATGAAGTAATAGAGTCTGATGTTCCTGTAGTTGTGGATTTTTGGGCGCCCTGGTGCGGCCCATGCAGATTGATGATTCCCATTATGGAAGCATTGGCAGAAGAGTATGACGGCCGCGTAAAGATTGGGAAATTGAATACAGACGAGGCTCCGGAAATTACCGGAGAATACGGAGTTATAAGTATCCCGACTACAATTATTTTTAAGGACGGAAAAGCGGTTGATCAAATTATCGGTGCGGTTCCGAAAGATGTAGTTGTAAAAAAGCTTGAAGCTGCGCTTTAA
- a CDS encoding winged helix-turn-helix transcriptional regulator, with protein MVNKKKKKNQNYNERARLLKALANPTRLQLLELIRDTSPCVRSMEEELGMAQPTVSQHLSILRNLGIVESHREGHLVCYKIKNDCVLKLLDSMI; from the coding sequence ATGGTAAACAAGAAAAAAAAGAAGAATCAAAATTACAATGAACGTGCAAGATTGCTGAAAGCTCTTGCAAATCCGACAAGGCTCCAGCTTTTGGAATTGATCAGAGACACAAGCCCTTGTGTCCGGTCAATGGAAGAGGAGCTTGGTATGGCTCAGCCTACTGTTTCACAGCATCTTTCAATATTGAGAAATCTCGGGATTGTTGAGTCACACAGGGAGGGCCATCTGGTTTGTTACAAGATTAAGAATGATTGTGTACTGAAATTGTTGGATTCAATGATATAA